The DNA region attctcaatctctcctatcacgctctctctcctcattttctctcatcacattttccttctcttcattcttttccatcatactttctctctcatcattatcTCTCATcgtatgtttctctcacattcaactttttcttccatctaattttttctcttattttcctttaagggtaaaaaagaaaatttaggttcattctgattgaaaatattcaactaactaaacattatttttaagaataataCTTAAACTCATACTCATTTCCATTCCATAATATTATGATAttcattctcattccgattcctaagaGAGAACCAAATATCATTTTAGAGTCATTGAATCAAAGTTGAAAGAAAACTTGGAGTCCTTAATCAATGTTGTCAAGATCTACCTGACTAGAATTGCAAAGCATGGTTCTCTATAAGGGGATATAAATGTTGATGATGATGGTGATGGATAGTCTTATGTATTTTCAACTAACCACCTAAGCAAAAATATTATGATGAGGATCATAGTGCAGGGGTGTAACTATACCAAGTGGACCAAACCAGGCATTGAGAGAACGAAGTTCGCCGTCACCACCAACAAGGCAGTAGTCTGGAATCATTATGTCATCACGGAGCTCTGATGCTGAGGCCAGCACAATCATCGTCTACGACCACGTCCTCCACTCCCTTTTCCACCATGATCTTCTCCACAGCAACGTCAAGGTCGCGACAGAGGAGCAGGCCGCCCATAATAAGACCCATGTCGAAAGCACGGGCACAAAGGGCTTTCCATCAGTCGCCAACATCAGCCTGAAGCTCCACCACATGGAAGAAGGCTATCACATAGGCATCTCGTCATGCAGGGACGACTTCATGCCATGGCCCTTAGTGGAGATGTTCCCGCACCATCTTCCGTGCCGCCTCTGCAGCCCGGAGGTCTCCACCGGCCGCCTTCTTTGTGTCGATCATTTGTAGGAACTCTTGATCCTTGCTCATACATCACTGAGAGAGGGTTCCTTcttgtcttcttcctcctccattttCCTCTTTGGGGATTGATTAAGGGCTTAGTGGAAAGCGGACAAAATCTCGGGGTCAAAATCGAAGAAGGTGGATCAAATTCCTTTTCCAAATCATCTTTGAATCCGTTTAGATCATCTCGAACGTCGAAGCTATCGTTCTCCATAACAAGACCTAATCGTCCCCCGAATAAAATTTGAGTGTAACCAAATGAAAAAAGTGATcatgcattttttttcttctcctcccAATCTTGGATCTTGGTTTTACTTTGTCTTAGTTGTAAGCATCGCAAGTGCTCCCACCATGCCGATGCTTGTCCCTTGAGTATGATGACAATCAACTTCACCTTCATATGTTCTAGTACTTATAGTAGAAGAACCGTTCTACTTTGTTAATCTAATCAATAACATTTTTTATTTGTGATGTACCATAAAATTcaggtagatcaacttaaaatcTACATGTCGGTCCTCTCAACCACATACCTCACGTTCTTCATGATTTCGCGTCACCAAATGACTTACCTTTGTAAATCCTTAATCCTCAACTATTTTTCATTGTGCTCAGCTTCCTCTATCAGAACCTACCTACCGTGACCACGACGTCCTCCCATGGGATATGACGCTTGGCTTCCTAAATCAAACACtactaactctgataccaactgacgcCGGACAGAATAATGATTATCGTACGGACTAactacaaaaagaaaattaaaaaaaaaacaagaagaaataacCATCATCCTCTAGATTTttctaaagaaaagaaaattttatataatAACATAGGATTGCTCCTCATACAACTAAACATATGTTTATATAGATTAacacaagaaaagaaagaaatactAACATATGGATTACAATTCCtatagaaagaaaagaaattctaaaaaaaaaaaaaatatattaacagactgataatcctaaaaattctaaacgaactcaaaatttaaaaatataaataataagaattaccaaaaatactaaaaataccttaaatattaaaaatataaaaattaccaataataataatatatggatCCTCCTACATCTAGTAGGTTGATATTCATGTAAATCTAGCATAACACTACCAATCAAAATTTTACACGTCTTAGCACTTTAGATCAAACTATTTGTAATCCTAAATGTTAAATCAAGCCATATCACAAAGGTCAAAATGGTTGCCTCAAATCAACCATGAATCCTACCTTATTTGTAATAATACCATTCAAATGaggcttatcaaattaaatcCAACCAAAATTTGAAATCAACCGAGTATAAAACTTTAGTTATTGGTCAACGAAGAGTTAAAAAGTTATAGATATGGTGAAGAACATAAAGATATTTGAACATAAACAGATACAAAGTAACAATCATTATATACAAGTGTCATGCTAACAACATGTTGTAATCAATTTGATTATACTAATCAAATCAAGAAAACTGATTCGAATGACAATTCTACTCTATCATCAAAGATACATTGTttccaaataaataaataagctaGATCAAATTATAACAGGAATTTAAAAGAACATGATAATAAGAATTCACAGTAAATTCTTGAAACCCATAAAGCTATTGGAAAGAGAGTGCTTAGTAGATATGTTTATCATGCAACCAACATGGAAAAATTTCAAGGGATTAATGGAACAATAATTTCATGGTAGATTAACACGGCCATACTATCATACCCTTTTTAATATCTACAGCCATATAAACTCCCTTATTCATTTAGGTATTAGTTAATATAAAAGAAGTAGCAAAGCAACACTGCAGCATAATTCCCTAGGGAAAATTGCAACATAACTACAAACAGCGTGTTTCAAATTAAATAGGACTGAATTGGCCAATGCTGATTGATtaatccaaaaagaaaagtttaaccAATCTATTTAAATAAGTGGAGCAATTCCAAATGAATCAAATTTATCAGTCATTAACTGACAAGATTATCAGTTCAGTATCATTTCTATTTAAAAAAAGAATGCCAAGCTAATAGAGAAGGAATAGAGCTCCAATGGTAAACTGACCAGCCAATGATCCAACTCTATACAATCATCTAGAATGATAATCGTTTTAGAACAAAGAAGTTATTTTTTCTGAAAAGAAGCACATTACTTCTTATAACAGTTACAGCTAATGGTAAACTGACCAACCTATGATTCAATTCAATACAATCATCTGGAATGATAATCTTTTTAGAACAAAGAAGCTATTTTTATGAAAAGCAGTTTACTTCTTATAACAGTCACATTAATCTTTAGATTCTAAACATGGTTTTCCTATGAACTAAAGGACTATAGAACTGTGAACCTACAGCagaatttaggaaactttcatgCATTTAAAGAAGAACAATAACTCTGTGAACAGTCAAAGATGTATCATTAGCCCATTATTAGCCAAAGAAAATTACAAATCCATGTAGTCAAATGATAATCACTCCAAGTTTGCATAAATATTGGACATCAACTAATAGAAAAGCAAGATTGCAAGATGTTTATAAGCTAGACAATACAAGAAGGGCCAAAGAGTAGTCCTCCATTACCTCCTCTTAAAACTCTAATTCGTGTAAAAGTTTCATTACCTAAGGGCTCATTCATTGATATATCCTTCCTTCCGTCCCTCAAAGCCTGGGCGCATCAgtttcttctccctcttctcgaTACGCCTCATCTTTTTCTGGTGGATCCTCCCTTTGATATTTGTTGTCCTTGTCTTCTGCTTCTCTGCCATAGATTTTTCCGTGATCTTGATCCTCTCCTTCCACTTCTCTGCATGCTTCTGCTGCCTCTTCTTGCCCTTCTTTATGCTCTCTTTCAGCAGTTTTGGGTCATCATGTACCTTCATACCTGCAGCTCTGCTCACGGCTGACTTCCAAGAATGCTTTTTAGAGATCATTGCTCCCTTCTCAGGATCATTTTTAGCTTCCTCCAACTTCTTCGCCTTCTCCAGCTGATGCTTCTTAGAAAGCTTCCTCTTTTTGCTCCTAATATCATCCTCCCCGCTCAAATTGACCTTCCCAAATGAGATATCAGGAGCACCAACGCCTCCATCGCGGTTTGccatcttccttttcttcttctcttggtGAGGCTCGGTCGCCTCCTCCTTTCCTAGAGAAGTAGAAGCTTTTTCCTCCTCGcccttctttttatttttcctcttcttgtctgcCTTATCCGGCCTCGGCTTGATCAGAAGCTGCGGCCGGGTGTTGCGACCAGACCGGAGATCGTCGATCCGCTTGTGAAGCCGCTGCCGGAGCTCCTCGTACGTAAGGGAAGGGGCCTCGGGGGTCACCGGCCGGGAGTTATCGACCTCGATTTCGCTCTCGCCACTTTCTTCATCGTCCTCATCCTCGCTAGTGTCTGCCGCTGCGTTCGCCGCTTCTATGTTCCTCTTCAGGTGATCGAGGGTGGTGGTGGACGACTTGGCGGGGTCGAAACGAGCGCGGCGAGACTTCTTAATGTTTTCCCTAGACTCTGCCTTGACGGCGGCCTTCTGGATCTTGGATAGGCCATAGAACCAGGGTCTGTCCTCGTTGAGGGGGAGGTAGTAGCGGGCAGGGATGAGCTCAACGAGATGATCGAAGAAGACTGAGTGGGATCGGATTAGGGATTTGAAGTCGACGTCGGCGGTGGTGGCGGGAGAATCTTTGCGTCGTCTGTCTTTTTTCGCCATGAGAAGCGTTTGCGATGAAACAACAATGGAGTGCCTTTATGGATGCCCTACTGGGCTTTTTCTACACATAAAGAGGCATCTAGGCCCAATAATAGCCGCTAAGTTGTTTCCTCAGTTTCtgtgtttttttttgaaaaaaatattcttCTAATATTTAGTTTTTTTCTAATACACGAAGGTCCGACCAGATTTACAAGCAATTGACGGTAaggttgaaaaataaaataattaaaaatttaatatatcatatatacatatagcaaaataaataaataaataaatagataaacGGTATCATATCGATATTGTTTGTatactaaaatttttaatatgatattatAACATATTAAATTTTTTGGTATTTCATACAAATATATACTATGTcgagattaaaattttaatataagaaAACAAATTACAACCggtgaaaaaaataattaaaaatttgatatattatatatacttaTCAAAATAATCGGTATATTATtggtatattaaaaattttaatatgatattaTAACATACTAAGGGTGCGTTTTGTTTGtcccattttcattttttgaaaaacatgCGTTTTTCGTTTTTCAAAAAATGACTTTTCCAcgtttttcgttttcttagaaaacgctctctcattttcttaaaaatgaatgtggaaaacgcaaaccaaacgcgttttccattttctcagaaaatgaaaacaaaaaatagcgtggaaaacacaaaccaaactccccctaaatttttCAATATCAGTATTATTTTAGTACTGAAAGGACTTATGAAAGGGGGTaagttatgctttcattacctagagggagtttgccctcttagggggagaatgaagagcttaacttatgtgttcattacctagtggcatgaagaaggaggctatgagattagcctaacttacatgtggtattgtaagtgttattgttatattgtcaaacatcaaaaagggggagattattggtgcaatatcccttaggtcaaggttgacctggttgaccaagcttgagtcttggtttgaatttcgatgtttgacaatgaaaggttgattgcagaagagaaagtcttagtgagtgaagctaggcagtatgaaagtcctggtgagtgaagccaggcaagggaaatccagatgggtcaaggttgaccagacatttggtgaaaagtccaagtaggtcaaagggattgatcggatacttggcacaaggaagaaaagaccaagtaggtcaaagggattgaccggatacttggcaaaaagaaaaaagtccaagtgggttaaagagattgaccggacacttggtgagagagtcctagctggtcaagggtgatcggatgctaggttttatgtaccaacaagtcatggttgaccggatgttggtttgagaggcttgggacttggttttgggtaaaaaccaagagctgaatcaatcagtggatcgatccaggcttttcccagcgaacagaaagcttctggatcgatcagtggatagatccaggcctccggatcgatcagtggatcgatccaggcttttcccagcgaacagaaagcttctggatcgatcagtggatcgatccagaggtctcaatcgatcagtggatcgattgggacgctgctgcttcgcgcgataagcactggattgatccgtggatcgatccagacattttttcagagcacagaggcgctctggatcgatccgtggatcgatccaaagcctccccaatcgattgggtgcaatccaatcgattgggattcgaccgttggcgtcatttatagctgttggcgtgcgattccttcagcataacttcaccgattcattccagattcatcacagctcctccccagcactctctaagctcctcaccgccagttcttgaaggttcttggaggttcatccaagtcaagaggcgagttgcaacgagaagaagaagaagctagggtttttactgcatctcttgtaagctttcgcttattctttactaccctttcttctacttgtattgagagtcttgtagggcttctctgccttcggtagttaccgaaaaggagtgtttattagtggaggtgtgtgtgtgtgcgtggatccttggattagtcacctcttgtgaggtggataccaagtaaaatcctattgttagcattgttgtagtttgtttctttgtattccgctgcgcatcactttgaagaaacaagcaacgaagcacgacgagcacacgcgaagctattcaccccccctctagctacttttcggttccaacaagtggtatcagagcaatgttgctcttcaccagaatcaccgccggaaggggcaaacataacaagcaaagctagagggtgaagaagttggagcaaattcatcaaagtcaaagaattcaagaagctcaacttcaagatgcaattccaagatggacttggatttgatacaagggtggctccaccatacacatccacaagcttcgattcttgaagatcaagaattgaaaatttcttgatgatggagatagagcaatggtttgctctaatggaaggttttaaggctccaaggaattcaaagggcaaagttctcaaaaggagcaaatggagctaagaacaaatccaaagatgtgaggccaatgacaaagtgaccaagcttttggtcaatctattgccgagcaacatcttggagaaaattggagaagttgaagatgccaaagagctatggagcaaattggaaaaggctcatgagatcccctccactgtacctaaccaagaagaatccaaagagggtgactcattggagcaagatcaagaggaggactccgaagttgagagatgctcaacttccgaagaagaggaaatccaagaagcttcattctcaaggagtgtaatcaaaagagcaaggaaggagcatattccttgtttcatgtacaagaggatgaagaagaaggtgaagcctccacctctaggattgagggggagcaactcttggtgacaccggatcaagaagaaggagaatcctccacatccgggtcaagagaagaagaggatgaagaagcttccacctccacaagtcaagataaatcaattggagggaaatcgatttcggatcaagaggaagcctctacattcatatcaaatggaggagcaagtgccacccctacacaagaaggtataaatagttcaattaataataagaatcatattatatgttttgaatgtagggaacatgggcactacaaaagcaagtgccctaaattggccaagaagaagggccaagtgacacctaagggcaaggagaagccaaaggagaccatccccggaacaaagaagagcaaggagcacattgtgtgcttctcttgcaatcaaaaggggcattaccggagtcaatgccctaaggggaagaagatggtcaaggctcaaggaggaagctcaagtcaagggggagcctctaaagtaaaaaggaaggtaacttttattgagcctacccctttatattatggtaaaaagcatgctagttctaacttatatcattttaatgctatttatcataagaatagagagcatggtaaaattaaggaaaataatgtagcttaccatgctaaaactaccacacctaggattaggaaggtagataaaaatctaggcaatcacactaaggaccttagctacaagcctagaaataaaaatgttcataaatttaatggaaaaccaaaaactaagtgttggtgcaacattcctcaggtcaaggttgacctgtttgaccaagcttgagtcttggtttggatttcgatgtttgacaatgcaaggttgattgggtgagagtcaagtaggtcaaggatgaccggatacttgactgggaagtcctaactgggatgttaggcaggaggaaaatcttggtgagtgaagccaggtgaaagacctagtgagtgaagctaggcaattgggaagtcctagtgagtgaagctaggcaggagaaaaatcctggtgagtgaagccaggtgaaagacctagtgagtgaagctaggcaattcgtaaagtcctggtgagtgaagccaggcaagagaaatccagatgggtcaaggttgaccagacatctggtgagagtccaagtaggtcaaagggattgaccggatacttggcacgagaaagaaaagtccaagtaggtcttagggagtgaccggatacttggcaagaagagaaaagtccaagtgggtcaaagggattgaccagacacttggtgagagagtcctagctagtcaagggtgaccgaatgctaggtcttatgtaccaacaagtcatggttgactagatgttggtttagggggctttgggcttggttttgggcaaaaaccaagatctggattgatcagccgattgatccagcaggtttggattgatccagcaggtttggatcgatccgtggatcgatccagcagatcttgatcgatccaccgatcgatccggtgagtccccgagAACAGAacctctttggatcgatccgtggatcgatccagaggtcccaatcgatcagtggatcgattgggacgctgctgcttcgcgcgataagcgctggatcgatccgtggattgatccagaagtttttccagagcacagagacgctctggatcgatccaaagcctccccgatcgattgggagcattccaatcgatcgggattcgaccgttagcatcgatttaagccgcaggcgttcatttccttcggcatctcttcaccgattcactcaaagatctctcgccaactcctccacagcgctctcaaagatcagatcgccagttcttgaaggatcttggaagctttccaagtcaagaggcggatcaaaggcaagaagagaagctagggttagggttttctgtactcattgtaagctttgcgcttgtattttgtttccctttcctttcttcttgtactgagagttttgtagggcttctccgccctcggtagttaccgaaaaggagtgttttcatagtggagggtgcgtgcgtggtgtggatccttggactagtcacctcttgtgaggtggataccaagtaaaccaaccgggttagcgttgtgtgatttgtttctgtattttccgctgcacatcctaaaagaaacaagcaacgtcgagcaacgagctattcacccccccctctagctacttttggtcctgacactaaggacttagtgatagaaaatcaagtcttgaggtcaaggcttgataaaatggaaaagaccctaaaaaggatggaaaatatcctaaaagggcaaaatgagcatagcc from Zingiber officinale cultivar Zhangliang chromosome 4B, Zo_v1.1, whole genome shotgun sequence includes:
- the LOC121974840 gene encoding surfeit locus protein 6-like, whose translation is MAKKDRRRKDSPATTADVDFKSLIRSHSVFFDHLVELIPARYYLPLNEDRPWFYGLSKIQKAAVKAESRENIKKSRRARFDPAKSSTTTLDHLKRNIEAANAAADTSEDEDDEESGESEIEVDNSRPVTPEAPSLTYEELRQRLHKRIDDLRSGRNTRPQLLIKPRPDKADKKRKNKKKGEEEKASTSLGKEEATEPHQEKKKRKMANRDGGVGAPDISFGKVNLSGEDDIRSKKRKLSKKHQLEKAKKLEEAKNDPEKGAMISKKHSWKSAVSRAAGMKVHDDPKLLKESIKKGKKRQQKHAEKWKERIKITEKSMAEKQKTRTTNIKGRIHQKKMRRIEKREKKLMRPGFEGRKEGYINE